The window GCCTGGATCTCGGCCgagttgatgttgaggtcGCCGTTGTTAGCAAAGTCGTCCTCCGCTGACCCCCCCGGACTAGCCTTATCGCCACCGCCTTTTTTGTTGAACACGGCACCGAAGAGGACACCAACTACAATGCCGACAATCGCAAGAATGGCaacaatgatgatgatagcgAGTCGCCACTTTTTCCCGTTGCTCTTTGCAGGCTTCTCCTTATACAGATGGCCGTAACCAATGCCCCTTCCAGAGCCTGGTGACGCATCGCCACCATTGTTGACAGGCGCATactggttgttgatgttacCGCCGCTCCCATTGCGACTCGCTAGACCCGACATAGCACCGGCAGCCATGGCACCGCCGGCAACGCCGCCGGCAGCAGCGCCCATTCCTGGCCCACTCCTATGGCTGGATCCCAAGCTCAACATGCTCGTCCGTGGTCCCTTCTTTGGGCCATAGTGAAgcccatcatcgccatcatcctcgatCTCCAGGGGATTAACCACGCCAAGATTGGGATCTGAAGGGCGCACATATACCTGAGTTGGATCATCCGTGTAGGGATCACTCGCAAAGCCGTACGGACTCCTGGACGGCGTCGTGTCTCtctggtggttgtgatgtgCTGCCTGTGAACTAGACCTCGAGCTCCATCCCTCGCCAGGGTGGCCGTTCGGCCCCAACCGACCTCTCTCACCGTGACCCTGTCCCTCTTCTTGCCATTGCCCTTGCTGCCGGTAGGCTTGTTGTGGATAATTGGGATCCCGCGCGTTCTGGTCCGCAACGTTCATGGCGATGCCGGCCATACCTCCGGCGGCCGCGGCGTTGCCAAAATTGTCGGCTCCGGGGGTGACGTTGCTTTGCGGAGCTGGACGCTGAGGTGGATAAGCAGGCTGGTTGCTAGCCCAAGACCTTCCGTCTCCGGCCGTGTTGGTGCGGTGCGGAGGTGGCTTTGGTGGAGAATATCCGActtgttgtggttgtcggTAGCTGTCGGGTGTCGTCGCATATGCTCCCCTGACAGCCGGCTCTTGGCTCTGTCGTCGCTGGTGTCGAAGGTGGTTAAAAGAAGAATCGGGATGGGCGCCGGGACGAGTTCTCGGCGAAGATGGATTGTAAGGGTCCTGTGGGTAGTTGTTTCGACGCGGCGAAGGGGGATTCGGCTGACTTAGAGGTTGGCGTTCAGCCATATGGTCCTCTGTATAATATCTTGGCTGCGCCATAGTTGAACTCGGGCTGAGGCGCAGCGCAAGCGAAATCGATGTTTGCAGCAGGCGTCACCTGAGAATGGACAGCCCTCCCAAAGAGTTCGTGTTGCCCAGTAGGTCGCACTGTCAGATGTTGTAGTGGTTTGCCTTGGTGTGTTGGAGAATCGAAAACGGATTCTGGGGCCTGAATGTTCTCAGTGTTCCAGCAGAAGAGAACTGCGCCCGGATTCTGAATAGGGGGTACACCGGATTTGGGACTGGCAGTGAGACAGTGGCCGGGACGCAGATGTGCCGTGTGTGCGGCGTCGAGTCTcgtggaggtgttgatccCCCGAGCCCCACCAAGGTGTCGCAGTTTGTTTCGCCTTGCCCAGGCTGTTGCTTTTCGCGGCAGACGAAGTGCGCCGTCAGCAGCGCGCAAAAAGAGCTCAATGTCGAGCGAAGTCCCTTGCCGTCAAGCAAAAGACGTAAAGGTCGAATGATGTGATTTTGGCAAAGTATTTTTGCCGTTGTAGGCGTCGTGTGGGAAAGTGCTCAGTCAGACACGGGGTCTCGTATTTTTGGGCTGTGTTGCGTTGCCGTTGCCCCCCTGGTTGTCGCCGTTGCCAGGTTAGTTCCAGACTCTCGCCAGCTTTCGTGAATCCCTCAACTGCAACGTTGTCCCCAAGCGCAAAAACACAAACTCCCGCAGACGTTACCGGAAGGAAGAAGCGATTGACGGCGGTCTCGGCAGAAGACTGAGAAGAAACGAAGGAAAGTGGAACACGAAAAGAAGCAGGCAGGTTGGTGAGCAGGCACACGAAAGCAAGAatcaggaggagaggaaatcAGATCGACGCCACAACAGGGGTCTGCATACCGGATTTAGAGAGCGAAAATGCGGCTGGCAGCCTGCAgcaagcaacagcaacggccTTTTGCGCCTGTCAAGAAAAGGGGATCCGACGACTTCCCGTCGGCCTCAGCGCCCATCAGCCCGGCCACCGTCGCGCACCAGAAGGGGCCAAGCGCCGAAAAAcagtggtggttggtggtggctccCACGCTTCAATTGGCCAGATGTGGTTGGCGGGACAGGACCACGACACTGCACGAGTAGTGTACCACCACTCAGCTGCTTCCAGCCACCGGTGACTGTGGCTCGATTTTCCTCCTGCTTTCCAGCCATTTTCCCCTGTGCTGGTTGATAACCGTTTCAGCGTCTGTAGGCAGGATTTTCCCCGCCGCCATATGTTGTGGAGTTGATCGCCAGCTTGGAGAACTTGGCTACAGATACCACGTCAAATCAGCCCCGCTCTCGATCCGatctccaacaccaagagATGGGGTTATCAAGGCATGGCTTGCTGGAGGGCGGGCTGCTGGTCGACCGTATACAGACCTCATCGCGGTCGCGTCTGTTGGTCCTATATGCGAATGGCTGCGGGTGGTTCCTCCCGTCCTCTTGTCGTCTGATCTTTTTCGAGGCGTCTTTGATCAAGATACGGAAGTATTTGACCATGAGGAGGTGAACTGCGGCCGCCCTTGGCAATCCCGCTTTTTGGTAAAACATACTCCGCTATATTACATCATGCCATGTTCCTGGAAGGCTTCGATAACTTTGGCCTTGGTTGCGACAATTTTGAGGCTCGGGTGACGCGTTGGCTCTTCCCTGTCAAAGCAGCTGGGGTTCCTGGCCCAGCTCTTTGAGCAGACGATGACTCCACAGCATCCGGCACGCCGCATGCCGGCGGTATCCACTTCTTCGGCCATAGCCTCCGGTAGCTAACCTCACAGTGCTGCCGGCTCGGCGCGGACCCGGAGGCCTGATCCGGACCAGCACTGCGCTTGGCATCTCCGTCCGAACCTGCAAAACATCACATAGGGTCTTCCTGGAGAGCTACATAGCACTCTACTTATATTACATTACATTATAAAAAGTGGCTCTCTGATATCATGAGTCTCTCAGTAGGGTTTGTCCATCCACAGTCGATGATGTATTTGCTCAAGTCACCTTGACATCATCAATATTGATGTATATCAGTCGAATACCTACAATAACGAGAGCACTGTTCTTCTCTCCAGTCGTTGGACTTTTTATCACACAAACTTGTACTACTGTTCACTCCCAGAATTTATCACACAGCAACTGTCCTACACAATGTCTGCGAACCCTGATTCCGTCGGTAACCAAGGCGAGTTCCGCTCAAGAGTGCCTCCCTCGAGGCCAATGGATACCCATGGCGTAAGCGAACTTGACAAGACCTCTCATTAATTAACTGAGCTAACACAGCTTTGCAGCACCAAATCGGCCAGCCCATCGGCAGAGAGGCTATCCCCGAGTTCCATGCCAAAACCTACCCGCCCGGCTCGGCGCCCAAAGAGTCGACCTTCTatcccaaccccatccatgAGATTCCCGGCCAAGCAATGAACCCAAACATGGACCCGTCGCTACGTACAAGTGCTCTCGACATCCCTGGCGCCGACAGCAAAGAAATCTACAATGAGTCCGGTGCCGGTTCCCGCCCGATCGAAGGCCAGACAGCCAACGAAATTAGACACGAAAAGGCAAGAAAGACGGATCGGTTGGGCATCGCTGCTCATGGTGGCACAGACACAACTGGCGATGGTTCGATCGAGGGGATTTTGAGAGAGAGGGGCTTGAAACTTCCGGGAGAtaaggagaggaaggtgctTGGGAAGGGTATTTCGGCCACGGAGAGAGATGCGACAACATCGGAGGAGATTGGGTCTGGTGGGAGAGGCTAGTTCGAGGTGCGAGACGTGTCATGTATGATGAGTGTTGTGAAGACGGATCAAATGTTCCTACTGTTTGCCTAATATGAGTGATGATTTTCATGCAGTTTACATGATCCCTTTAAAAGCATCAGTGGTTTAGTGGtaaaatccatcgttgccatcgatgggccCCGTGTTCGATTCACGGCTGATGCAACCTTTTGCTTTCTACCTCTAACCACCCTAAGCTGTTGGCCCTTTTTTGGAACAATCTGCAGCATATATTTTAATGTTAGCATAAGTCGGTCACACTTTTAGCATAACGAACGTGTTGATGATGTATAAGGGGAGAAGGATGTCAGTCTAAGGAAGGGCAGCTATGCTGCTTGTTCCACATAAAGTGTTCAGAACGGCGAATGAATTGTCTTCGTCATCCATCCAACTTCAACATATCAGTTTGGGAGGACATGGGGACATGAGCTTTTGGTCTTACCGATGTTTACCGATGTGCCAGAGAAAGCACAGACTTTGCCAGCTCCTAAATGTTTCATGAAATGACAGAACGCACACTCAAATAAATCTACTTCAGATCATCCATCAGAACTGGTTCTATTATATACATTTGTCTTGTGGTAGGCATCCTGCAGCCCGTTCGAGCATACACATCGATTGATCCCAAAACGGTACGCCGTTTGCCGTGTGAGTCAACTCCGAAATACCAACACCCAACGAAGCAGAACGATGATACGCCAGGGTCTGCAACCTATACAGAAAGGTACCACACCAGATCCTTCACTCATCTCTCTCTTCGTGGGGCCCTCAGAGGTGTTCGAGAATATATGTCCAAACACGCGCCGTTGtgaccctccacccccaggGTTGTGTGAAAGTGGGGTACCACGACTAACACGGCATTGGTCAATGGCCAGCAACATCTACTTTCAGGGTCCTACGAACAAGCAAACATCCGGACAAAGGAAACCTGGAACGGTACCAACAAACAATTGGTTGTAAAACACCAGAAACGGTTTTCTGGTGAGAAAATATTGTGCCTCAATCACCCCTGCAGGGATCTCCTTTCAGAATGCGGGGCTCCTTCCTCAGATCCCTTTCCAATTGCTCTCTATGACATCACTGGCGTTGATGGAGCCTGCTCGACTCGCCCAGCACGTGAAAGGAGAAGTCGGGCTTCTGCCTGATCACCAGCACAGGTCAGTAGGATAACTTGCCCCTTTTTCATCTCCTCTACATAGCCAAAGAGAGCAATCATCCAAGATGACCACCACGACGAGATCCTCGGCCAAGGAGCGCGGCAACTCCACCAACGAGGGAGCCCCTCCTGCCTCAAAAGCCGAACCTGGTTCCAAGCACAAGGTCGAGGAAGGAACCAAGTCCCCGGAACCAAAGCGGCCCAAGAAGTCGGATGAGAAGGAACAGAAGACTATTGAAGAGACAATCGGCGTGTAGGTAATGCTCACCAGTGCGTGATTGCCTCATGTTCTGACACTACCAAGCAGCGAACAAACCAAGCAGGAGCAACAGGCAGAGCAGcaagagcagcaggaggaaaTAGCCAAGGACAGTGAGAAAGGAGATGTTGCCAAAGCCGAAAAGGAAACCGCGACTGGCGATGCCGAGGAGCCTCGCGAAGATGCCAAGGACATTCCCTCCAGCATTTTAGAAAAGGGCATCATCTATTTCTTTTTCCGTGGACGAATTGGTATTGATCGGCCTTCCGACGTCGACGAGATTGCCCGGAGCTACATCATCCTCAGACCGATTGCCAAAGACGCCAAGCTTGGCAGCGGTCCCATTGGCGATGCAGGCAACAGCAGAGTATGCGTTGTGCCCAAAAAGGTGCTCCCAAAGACGGGCAAAGACAGGTGGATTTCTTTTGTTGAGAAGACCGGCGCCTCTTTCAGCGAGCTCAAGGACGAATTTCTCAAGTCAAACGACTATGAGACCAAGACTGCTGGGACAAGACACTCCCCGGCCGCTACACCTGTTGCGGAAGGCGTGTATGCTATTACCAGCACTGGGAAGGACAGTCACCTGGCATACATTTTGACTCTTCCCGACAAGCTCGGTGAGGTGCAAAAGGAGATTGgcttgaaggagaagggcagcttcatcatcagcacaAGGAATCCCCAATATGAGCCTCCCAAGAATGCCAGGCTTCCTAAGGGACCAGAGTATCCTAAGGAGTAAGTTGAAGCTGGGCTATGCCTCCTGATCTTGACGCTGACTGTTTCATGTTACAGGCTTCTCGAAGAGTTTCGCTCTCTCCGGTGGGCTCCAACTCAACCCCGTCATCTCGACTATGTGAACACGCAGTTCCTGCTCGTTGGCGAGTCTTCTGGCATTGCCAAGGCCTTGGAACAACAGAAGAAAGACCagaaggaaggaaagaaCGAGCCCGCCGAGGAGTTGGAGCagttggaagaagaggacgcGCAGCGGATGCAGGAtcttgacgacgacgacgcggCTCGTATTTTTGCGGATTTGCAGGCCGATGCGGGCCATTACCCCAAGCTTCCCACCACTTTCTGATGCATGAGGGTACAAAGCCCTGAAGATTAGTATTGCGTAATAGACATGGCTGGCATCTAATAATTGGCGGGCAGGAGACCTTGTGACCTCATGGCTGAACTGTGTTATCTCATGGCTCGACTGCGCGAGTACTGTGCGAGTTAGATTACTAAACCATGACCAGATAGAAGAAGTAGTTACGCTCTTACATTAGTGTGGTGGACTGTCCCAGTGAAGCGAGGAACTTTTCAACTACCAAGGTGGGCAGATAGATATCCGCTGATGGGTTTATACCTCGACACTTTGAAGCTATTTGCAGGCCGTCGTGAAGGTGAGGCATTCAAGTGAAGAGGCGAAGACTGTCGATTTGAATGAATATTAGTATTCTTCTCTGCAACTTAGAGTAATCCAACGGTTCCTGTAACGGACACCCGGAAAGTCTGCCGGGACGAAGTGCAGTCTAGGTTGGGGCGAGCCacgcctccaacgcctcaaAACGCCCATCAGACTTCAACTCCAATCGACCAAAAAGCCGGGAAATCTGGCTCTGGACGTTTGGCTTTCCAGACAAGACTATAAAAGTCAGTCTGCCAGAAAACTCTGTCCTGGGGCTCTTCCTTCGTCTCCTGGCTCTTAACTACTCGGTTGACATTGCCTATGTCATTTCGTCTTCTTTGCTCCACAAAATTCTTTTCCCTTGCCATTTCAGCTCAAGAatcaagaagcaaaagacaTGTTTCTGCTGGCCGTCCTGCTCTTGCTCGCCTCTGCGGCCAACGCTGCCGCCGTGGGTCCACGGAATGCGACCTACGACACGACTTACGACACGACGCTCACCCACTTTACCGCTGCTCTCAATCCACCAAAGCTCGACAGTGGCCCGCATTGGCCACACCCATCGCACAAGGTAGGGATTTCTAGTCCGATTTTATGGAGTCGAAAGATGGGATTGCTGACCCTTGGGGATAAAACGGATAGATTGACTGCGATGTAACCTTTCAGCGCTACAACAATTATGCTTACCTCTGGACGCTTGTAAGGATACAGGTCGAATGGATCAGAGAGGAAGGGCCCAAGTATTGGACGCTCCCCGAGGGTACACCAAAGGGGACTTTGGTCAGGGTTGGTTGCTGCAACGGGGCTTCGTACAATATTGTTGTTCAGGAAACCCTCCAAAagcccatcgccatcgcgGGTGCGgagatcaccaccatggGACTGGCTGCGGCGGACCACTGCAAGCAGGGTGACCGGACCAAAGGCAGGGCGTGGGCGCAGAACAGGCTTTTCACCATCGAGGTCTTCCAAGATGAACACAAGTGCGGAAAAAAATGCTGGCAGGGGGACTAGTTGTGCTTAGGCGTTGGATGGGCTTTTGGTATTGAGGTCTCTTGCCATTACGGATTGGGAGCACTGGGGAGACAGCATGTTTGATTTCTAGTCAAGGCAGATGAATAAAGGGTCCTTCCTACAGCACACTCGTCCTGGTAGATTACTGATAATCTGTTTTTCCCCAATATCTTGATCCGGTCCAACTCGTCACATTTCCGATGTGTGCGGGGAGTGGCTTGAAATTTCGCAAACTGTAAGCATCTGTTCTACCATCAGATACGCCACACAGTCCGACCCATGAAGCTCGAGCTTCTTAACACACCGCAGAAAAGAAGCCAGATCATCCACTTCTGCCTAAAAGCCATCAGCAGCAGATATCAATCACGTTGCTTCGTGTCCCGCCGGAAAGGGGCCCGCCAGGCAAGCCCCGTCCCACTCTCACGAACAACAGACAGCGGGTGCAACGTTATCGTGACACTATCGTGGATCCATCCTGCCTCTGGACACGCCAGCGGTCGACAAGCCCCCAATGATCTGTGGACAGCCTGAGCGGTTTTGTGTGCTGATGTGTTGAACACGGGTGGACTTTGGCGAGGGGCAAACGCCAGCTGATGCTCAAAATTTCTATCAGTGACGCTACCACACACGCACAGTCTGGCAAAGCTTTTTATCTGATTTGATTCACAGATTGTGGTCGTGGCATGTGGTAGAGCTTGATACACTCGACCGTtcctttcttctccttctccttctacCTTTCCTCGATAGCAGCAGCAACGCACCAGAGCCCTACCTAATTCGCATTAGTCAGTCAACCACGACGATGCCCTCTTCAGAATTATCAAACACATAATCCTTCCCGCTGTTTGGTTTGACATTGTCTTTTTGTATTCAGAGATGTGAGACCCTCACGCAAATGCGTGGGACTTGATGTCTACGTCAATCATCGGTAGCACATCCTGCCACGCTGGCACTCTCCTGCTTCTTTTCAGTTTTCTCGCGTTGCTTCCTTGCCTTGGCTGACGTTCCAGGAGACGTCCCCATATCCGCCCGAAGATGTGCGATCCAGTCCGTCCCGTTCCCTCACGGTCTTTCGGGTAGTGTGTTTTGGCCTGTTCGTTGATGACTCTCCTTGCCCTGCTCGTTTGAATGTTGGCTCGTATCACAAGATTCCGCAGCTGCTCATATAGATTCGCAATCCCATCGTTTTTTTGCATCCCATGATGGGGTGATCTCTGTCTTTCTCCGGCACGTTTGTCTCAGCTCACCAAGGTttggccatcatcaccctcccacaGGGGTTGGTTTGATCCAAAGTACAGCCCGGCTCTGTCGAGCCCCTCCGCAATCATGGCATCCTTAACCACCTCCAGCTTACATTACCTCACAAGCCTCGCAACTGAAACCGGCGATGTCGCGACGTCAACCACCCAAGCAAGCGGCCCATCCTACACTGGAGACCCCGTCTCCTACGATGACGGTTACTACCGGAGCGACACCCCCATGGTA is drawn from Podospora pseudocomata strain CBS 415.72m chromosome 1 map unlocalized CBS415.72m_1, whole genome shotgun sequence and contains these coding sequences:
- a CDS encoding uncharacterized protein (EggNog:ENOG503NZAJ; COG:I; CAZy:GH17), with the translated sequence MAQPRYYTEDHMAERQPLSQPNPPSPRRNNYPQDPYNPSSPRTRPGAHPDSSFNHLRHQRRQSQEPAVRGAYATTPDSYRQPQQVGYSPPKPPPHRTNTAGDGRSWASNQPAYPPQRPAPQSNVTPGADNFGNAAAAGGMAGIAMNVADQNARDPNYPQQAYRQQGQWQEEGQGHGERGRLGPNGHPGEGWSSRSSSQAAHHNHQRDTTPSRSPYGFASDPYTDDPTQVYVRPSDPNLGVVNPLEIEDDGDDGLHYGPKKGPRTSMLSLGSSHRSGPGMGAAAGGVAGGAMAAGAMSGLASRNGSGGNINNQYAPVNNGGDASPGSGRGIGYGHLYKEKPAKSNGKKWRLAIIIIVAILAIVGIVVGVLFGAVFNKKGGGDKASPGGSAEDDFANNGDLNINSAEIQALMGNTDLKKVFPGMDYTPIHSQYPDCVKFPPSQNNVTRDLAVLSQLTNVVRLYGTDCNQTQMLIHAVDQLKLKDDVKIWLGVWQDANSTTNKRQLDQMWDILDQYGDSYFKGIIVANEILFREQMTLTALGNLLAEVRTNLTAKGLSLPVATSDLGDKWDSSLAAQSDAIMGNIHPFFAGEPARNAANWTLTFWENKAGTFLKKDNSMNIISEIGWPSAGGMGCGNAFETDCPQKAVAGVEEMNELLEDWVCRALDEDINYFWFSAFDEPWKISFNEPGKEWEDQWGLMDVNRNLKPGVTIPDCGGKRVA
- a CDS encoding uncharacterized protein (EggNog:ENOG503P5I9), which gives rise to MSLSSNTYNNESTVLLSSRWTFYHTNLYYCSLPEFITQQLSYTMSANPDSVGNQGEFRSRVPPSRPMDTHGHQIGQPIGREAIPEFHAKTYPPGSAPKESTFYPNPIHEIPGQAMNPNMDPSLRTSALDIPGADSKEIYNESGAGSRPIEGQTANEIRHEKARKTDRLGIAAHGGTDTTGDGSIEGILRERGLKLPGDKERKVLGKGISATERDATTSEEIGSGGRG
- a CDS encoding uncharacterized protein (EggNog:ENOG503NYN6); its protein translation is MTTTTRSSAKERGNSTNEGAPPASKAEPGSKHKVEEGTKSPEPKRPKKSDEKEQKTIEETIGVSEQTKQEQQAEQQEQQEEIAKDSEKGDVAKAEKETATGDAEEPREDAKDIPSSILEKGIIYFFFRGRIGIDRPSDVDEIARSYIILRPIAKDAKLGSGPIGDAGNSRVCVVPKKVLPKTGKDRWISFVEKTGASFSELKDEFLKSNDYETKTAGTRHSPAATPVAEGVYAITSTGKDSHLAYILTLPDKLGEVQKEIGLKEKGSFIISTRNPQYEPPKNARLPKGPEYPKELLEEFRSLRWAPTQPRHLDYVNTQFLLVGESSGIAKALEQQKKDQKEGKNEPAEELEQLEEEDAQRMQDLDDDDAARIFADLQADAGHYPKLPTTF